The DNA sequence TAAAAACCACATGCTATACTAAAAATAGACATACCAAATAACCTTCCTATATTATTTTATTGGAAGGTTTTGTTCTATTTAGTTATATATAGAGTTTAGGCTATATCTTGGAAAGCACTCTTGCTATTTAATAGGGCGTAAATCCAGTGTAAGAGCTTATTAACACAAGCAATAACAGCTACTTTAAAAGGTTTTCCTTCCTCACGCTTTTTATCATAAAACGCACGTAATTTCTTATTACGAGGAATGATTTCATCACTCGTCTTCTTTTTGCGACAATCACGTATGGCACAGCGGACTGCCATATATAAGGCATGTCGAAGCCTACTTGACCCTCGCTTCGTAATTCGGTTTCTGGTAGCTGTAAACTTACCAGACTCGAATACACTAGGATCAACACCAGCGAAAGCTACAAGTTTCTTGGGATTATCAAATCGGTCTATCTCACCAATTTCAGAGATAATCGTTGCCGCGATCTTTTCTCCGATACCAGGGATAGATTTGATAATATTATATTCTTCAATTTCTTTGGCAAGGGCATCTATCTCTGACTCTAACTTTGATAGGTGCTCTTTATATTGAAGAATAATATTGATGAACATTCCAAGGCTTAAAATATGGCTTTGGTAAACAGTCTTTTCGAATGGATTACGTTTAGCCGCAGCTATAAGTTCATTCGCTTTTTCGTTTGCCCATCTTATTGAACGACTCTTACAAAGCTCACTTATCTTTTCAGTTAGTATCTCTTCATTCACGTTTAGAATATCTTCAGAAGATGGGAACTCTAATAAAGTTAAGAGCGACACCACTGAATATAAATCGCCAAAAACCCCTCTATACTCAGGGAATACTTGGTCAAGGATGGCTTGGAATTGTAATTTAGTTTGAATCAGTGTACCTGTAATATTTTCATGTTGTCTTGTTAGATTACGAAGGTTTAAGAGTTGAACTCCACGCTTTTTATAGGGTTCTAACTCTTCTTTGTAAAAGAGCTCGCAGAGGTGATAAGCATCAACCGCATCGGTCTTAACCTTCCTTAAACTCGAACTTTTCGCCTTATAGGAAATCAGTGGGTTAATGATAATCAACAAGTACCCACGTTCCTCTAAGTAATGAACCACTGGTGTTTGATAATGCCCTGTTGACTCTAAAATAATTGGTGGTTTTACACCCGATTGTTCTTTCACTTCCTCAAGAAATTCTCTAAGAGAAGCAAGCCCCTCCAAGGTATGACTTATTTTAAAACTCTTACGAAATGGATTCCCCTTATCAAGAAATGCTTGAACCTGACTTTCTCCCTTTGAAACATCCAGACCTATGACTGGATTCATTTTTAATCTCCCTCCTAAACTATTGATTTGCCAGTAACCCCTAATCCTCCATGCAGTATCACAGCTTCGCTTGTTATACGAGATCTAGGTCCCAACCAGCCTCAATCATGTTTCTACAAGTAGGGGGCGAACTGTTTAGCAGACGGGGTCAATGCCCCACGAGCAGTTACGTTCTACCCTGGCTACTGTTATAATAAGACCATATAAAATAAGGTCAACCAGAAATATTTTCTTATCTGGCTAACCTTATAATACGAACGAAGCAGTTTAGTAAATTTTATAGGGGGATTGGTATGTGGATATTAATACTAATTATTGTAATTGGCATGGGTACAATCATTGGGTATCTAAAAGAACAATCAAGTCAAAATAAAAGAATTATTGAGCTACTTGAAGATATAAAGGACAAATCATAATGATAAACATATGTATGATGTGAAGGAATAGGAGACTCTTTTTAAAGAATTTAGTGATTGATGTCTTATCAAAGTAACGCATAGCGTATTTACAATAAGAAGATACGCTTCTTTTCATTAACGAAGCAGGAATGTTGAACAATGAATGGATTTTCAAAGAGACTCGAATCAAATAATGAGATCTGAAAAAGTCCCGACGTCGTTAAAGTCGGGGAGGATAAAGTTATAGTGAGGTAATAATGTGGACTTTGTTTTTATGATGATTATGCTAATTTCTAATTTTATATTAATTGTTCTAACATCTTGGATTTTCTTGCCGTTTGTGTAGCAAGAGTAGAACAAGGAGTTGTCGAATATGAATTTCTAAAAGAAAAGCGTGAATGTATCACGCTTCATGAGTAATTTTTATAATGGTCGCATTGTTATAGATAGGAATAGAATTTTCTGTAGGGTTGTACCATTATTTTCAGAGGAATGTATCAACTAATTAGTTCCCAGAAATACTAGTCTTTGATTATCAAACCCATTAGGGATGCAAACTGAATAGCCTGATATGTTGATATTTTGCATCCCTTTAAATCATTTATTGAAACGGTTAGTGACTCAAAATTTGAGGAACTAATATCTATTCCTTTTAGTGATGTTTGTTCAAAGTTTGCTTCATTGAGATTACATAAATCGAATTCAACCTTTTTTAGTTTGCAGTCATAAAAATCTGCATTTTTTAATGAAACATTTTTAAATATAACTTTTTCAAGTTTAGAATTTCCGAATGTGCTCAAGTTTAATATCGAGTTTTCAAATTTAACATTACCAATGTAGGATTCCGGGAATTCACAACCGATTAATTTGCTGTTAATAAATTCTACCCTATGAATGGAAGAATTACTCATATTTACATTGGATAAATCACAGTTTTCAAAACGAACATCTGTAATATCAATATTACTAAAATCTGTATTCGTGAACCTGCAATTCTGTATCAATGCATTGTAAAGTCGTACTCTATCTACAGCTTCATTTGTAAAATCAGAATCGGTGATGTCACACATTTCAAGTGTTGAATCTTCTTCATTAAAAATATCGTTAAAATTCCTTGCAGTTAACTCTAGCGAAATATTAGGAATATTAATTTTCATACTATACCTTCTTTCGATTATTCGTTAGCTACTAGCAAAGATAGTATATCAGCAATAATGTGTTCATAATAATGCAAGGTGTCTTCAAATGAAAATTTTGAAAGGTGGATTTTTATGTATATTCCTTTACATTTTAAAGTCACAGATGAAACAACGGCATACGATATTATCAAAGAACATAGTTTTGCGATGCTTTTTTCGGGGCACAATGGAACGCCATTTGCAACTCATTTACCGTTAATTTTGAACAAGGAGAATACATACTTATATGGTCACTTTGCTCGTCCAAACCCTCAGTGGAAGGATATAAGAAATCAAACCGTTCTAGCTATTTTTCATGGTCCTCATTGTTATATCTCCCCATCGTGGTATGAAACGAATAAAGCAGTACCAACGTGGAATTACGTGACAGTCCATGTTTATGGAGAAGTCGAACTATTAGAGGATGAAAATGAGTTAATGGATTCCTTACACCAAATGGTATTGAAATATGAAGCTCCTGACAGTTCATATAGATTACAAGATGTAGATGCTGAGTTTCTTTCTGGTATGAACAAAGGAGTACAAGGTTTCAAAATAAAAATCAACAAGATAGAAGGGAAGGCTAAGTTAAGTCAAAATCATTCATTGCAGCGACAAGAGCTAGTTATTAATCAACTAGAACAAATTTCAAATACAGATGAGCAACAGATTTCTTCATTAATGAAGGAAAATCTAAAAAAGTAAATGTTTAATGTTATTGCAATCACAGGTGCCTATTGTTTGAATAAGAGCAACTAACAAATAATATTTTACTGCGCAGATAACCATTATGTTCAATAAAAGACAAGCTTGTTTATTTTATAATATGGAACGTTGGTTATATAAAAATCTTAAAGATAATTAACCAAGTGCTTTAACAGAACTAAAAATACAACCTGATACAATTAATCTATTATAGTTTTATGCATATAGTAACCCTACCAATAGATAAATAAAAGCCAATGATTACTCATTGAGTAATCATTGGCTAGCAACAGCTTATATATTTAAAAGCGGAGATAAATATTAAGCAGTTTTCAACTTATCACTTGAAACATAATTCTTTTCTTCTTTTTTGAAGATTGCTTGTTTGATATATGGTAACACCCAACGGTCACCACCAAAGCGTCCTGCGTTCGCTCCAGCTGCTAAAATGAACATTGAGAATAACACCATCCATGGGTTAGTAGAAACAGTTCCAGCAAACATAAAGGCAAAGTTCATCATGACTCCAAAGAATGCGGCTGCACTAGTAAATACTCCTAAAATAAGTCCTAAACCTACAAGCACTTCGCCCCATGCCACCATAAAGCTAAACAATTCGGCATTCGGTAAAGCGAATCTCTCTAAGAACGCCACATAAGTCGGGTACACTAATTGCTCACCTGACATAACAGGATTTGCAATTGAGCCATTCAGGTAGCCACCAGCATTAAAGTCTCCCATAACCTTGCCAATTCCTGCTGATAACCACATCCAACCTATATATAATCGTAAGAACGTTAAAATCCCAGCTGCTATTTTATTAGTACGTAAGAATTGTCCAAACATTGTAATTCCTCCTTGTTAGGTATCTTTTGAGTTTAAGTTTCCTAGTCGCGACAAGTGAGGTTTTCTTATGTGAATAATTTCACAAACTTATTGTAACCCGTATTCTCGCATCTGTCTATAGACTTCACAACTCAGACATACAATGGTATGTCAACACTAAACTGGACAAATAATTAAAGGTGTACTGACTTGAATTCGATAGGTGTAACATAATCTAGTGAACCATGGATACGAACATGGTTATACCAATGAACATAATCAAAAAGTTCAAGGTCAAGTTCGGGTTGGTTAGAGAATACTCTACCATTCACAAACTCAGTTTTAATAACTTTAAAGGTTGCCTCCGCTACAGCGTTGTCATAGGGGGTTCCTTTGTTGCTTAAAGAACGTTCAATTCCAAAGGTTTTTAGTGCTTCATCAATAAGTTTGTTCTTAAATTCACTGCCCCGATCCGTGTGAAATAATTCAAGACGATGAAGGTTGTATGGAACTTTTGCGAAGGCACGCTGAACTAAGGCTGCGTCTTTTTGAGGACCAGCACTATATCCAATAATTTCACGGTTATATAAATCTACTAAAATACAGATGTAATGCCACTTTTGCTGAACTCGAACGTAAGTCAAGTCACTCACTACGACTTTGAGTTCTTTTTCTTGGTTAAATTCTCGATTTAAGGCATTGCCGATAGGAGATTCATTACACTTTGTTTTCGATGGTTTAAACTGAGCCACTGTGTATTTGGATACCAGTCCTTGTTCCTTCATAATCCGACTAATACGCCGACGAGAGACTTGCAACCCTTGCTTTTCTAGTTCTTTCTTTAATTTACGTTGTCCATAAATTTGGCGGCTTCTATTGAAAAGGTCAACGATGAGCTTCGTTACCTCTTCGTCAGGGTTCTCTCGTTTCTTTGCTTCATAATAATACGTACTTCGAGGAAGTTGTAGGACGTTACACATTGCTGATACCGAGTATTTGTGAAGGTTATTACGGATCACATCTACTTTCGTCCCATGATCAGCGCGGCTTGCTTTAAAATGTCATTTTCCATAGCGAGGCGTTGGTTTTCTTTTCGAAGTCGAAGTAGTTCTTCTTGTTCTGGCGTTCGATTGTCCTTTTCTTCAAAGGAACCACTTGCCTGGTTTTGTTGAACCCATTTGTCAAAGGAAGAAGCCGTCAATTCGTATTCTTTAATAATTTCCGAACGAGGTTTACCAGAAGCATATAATTGGACGATTTGTTCTTTGAATTCTTTCGTAAATGATCGGCGCTTACGTTTTGTCATAGTCTCGTCTCCTTCGAGTAATTTGACTCAAGTGTATAGCACCTTAACAAACCTGTCCAACTTAGTGTAGCCTATCCAACAAATGGAAAAACAAAGTAGTCTACTCACCGCTCGACTCATCGCTCCCATTCAAAGAAGAATAATCTTAGAAGAAGCGAACTGTCTCACTGGAAGCAAGACCACACGCAGCAGTTACTAGAGTAGATTCATGAAGCGATGCTCCGGCCAAGTCTCCACAGCACCATCACTCCGCTCGGCCTGTTCCCCTTGACCTCGTAGAGTTGGCGTCGAAGGGTCTACTTTCTCTCGAAGGAAGGGGCTTGGTTCTTTGTGTTGCTGCAAGGTATATAACAAGAAGTAATGCAACACAAACAGAGGGAAACACTCCGTACATCCCCCTCTGACCATATCGCTTCGTTGTCTTAGATTTACTAATCTTATCTTGTCTATTACTCATAATCTGACCCTACAACGCCAAAAAATATGCTAGCGTCTTACGCTAACATAATGATAGATGAAATTTTCTTCATAAAATTACATAATTCTTCTAAATTTAGTCGAATTATAGGTAATTATATTATATAATTAGATTATATAGAATTTTCTTAGAATATCTCTTTCTTAGCCTCACTTACTGCAAATCACTACAACTTTGTCACTCATAATTGTATTTTGCTTTTCTAGCATTATAGATACAAAATAGAAAAAAATAAAAAACAATACTAAAAAAACAAAAAAAGAGCCCTTCTTTACCGCAAATAAAGAAGGACTAAAAATTGAAGGAATCGTATCGATCCCTCATTAACTTATAACTTAATACTACCATATAGGTGCGATCCCTTCTACATTGGGGGATGTAAATATGCAAAACATGTCAAATGCACTACCTATTCGCACAACACTAGATAAAGCGAAAGAGCATGTCCTATTTCACCATCATGAGGCTGATGGTTGGATAACTCTAGCAAAAAAATGTAAGAAAGGTAGTTGGAGACAGTATCACTATAAACCAGAAGAACTGTCTTCCGTTTTAAAAGAGTGGGAGGGAGAAGACGTATTCTTTTCACAAAACTCATTTTTCAAACCACAACGTCGATTAGAGAATATAAGGCAACTCCGCTCCATATATGTCGATATTGATTGTCACCAACTAGATTTTGATCCTGAATGGGTATATGGGAAGCTAACCTTAGAGGTATTTGGTACAACGCTTCCCTATCCTAACCACGTAATTTTTTCAGGAAGAGGGCTCGTTTGTGTTTGGTTAATCGAGCCCGTACCTAAACGAGCATTACCACTATGGCAAGCAGTACAATCTTACTTTTTCGAACAGCTAAAATATGTAGGCGCTGATCCAATGTCTACTGATGCTACAAGGGTATTTAGGATTGCTGGCACTAGGAATTCCAAGAATGGAAGAGAAGTAAGATTACATATTTGTCATGATCATCGTTCAACATTACGTGAACTACAAGAAGAATATTTACCTGAATTATTATCACCAAATAGAACTTCTAAAGAAGCCAAGGTCTATTGTCTTACCAACTTATACAATCTCCACTATAATCGGTTACTAGATATTGAGAAGCTTGCAGAACTAAGAAATTATGATATGAAAGGGTATCGAGAACTCTTTTGCTTTTTGTATCGTTACTGGAGCTGCTGTTTTACTCAAGACACTAACGAATCTTTAAAAAGAACTCTCGAAATTAATCTAGCATTTACATCTCCATTACCAGAAAAAGAAGTAGTAAGGGCAACTCTAAGTGCAGAAAAAGCATGGCAAGCACGCCATGATGAAACTGCTAATATAATTGCATTTGAAAAAGGCTATCCAGGAGCTGGATACAATCTAAAAAATACAACAATTATTGAATGGTTTAATATAACTTCTGAAGAACAACAACACCTAAAGACCATTATCGATAATGAAGAAAAGCAAAGAAGAAAGAAACAACGTGATAAAGAGTACCAAGAAAATAATCGCCGAAATAGGGGTGACTTAGAGCGTGAAGTGTATTTGAAGAATCGTAGTGATAAAGCGCATGAACATTTACATACTCTTCGTGAATTACTAGCCCAAAACCCTACCATAACTAAGAGGGTTTTAGCATCTATTTTAGGGCTCTCAATACCACGAATCAAACAACTAAAACAGTCATTAAAACTAAAATACGAACATTTGTAGGGGGGATAATGGTTCGTCGCCCTTATATTATGGGCGTAGCCTGCTTGCTAAAAAAGGTACATAGATTAGTTAAAAAAGAAGTTGTTATGTTTGTTTTTGTGAGAACTATAGCCTCGTCGCGAGGTCAGCGATACAAGCGATAGCGCGTCAGGCTCTTGACCTTAAAATGAAGGTCCTATATTTGATGAACGCTTACCTTATTCCATCTAGCTTGCCAATTCTTTTTAAGAATCCGTTCATTATAGATAGGTAAAAGATTTTCATTATTCAAAAAATATGTTGTCGGTTTAACTATTAAATTAACAACATCACTAATACCATAAGGAGCTATTAAAATAACCTTGTTTCTTTTATCTAACTTTACTCCTAATGCTGTTGCTGTTTCTGGAAACTTTGAAATTGCATCAACAGAAGAAAAGTAAGGTTCAACATTATTTCTAAGGTGCATCCTGGCTTCATTCTTAACAGACCAAGGAATATTCGGTAAAAGAGATTTTAGTTTTTCTTCAAATTTCTTTTCTTCTAATTCATTTATTTTTGTTGTATCAAAATAGATTACATCAATATCTGGAATCGGTGTTCTTACACTAAATCTATGTAAAACATCCCAAATTTTTGTTCTAACAAAACCTGCACAAACCCACCAATCTGGTAAATTTAAAGATTTGGTAGTTTTTAATATGTCCATCATCCATTCATCTTCTTCTATAAGGGTAATGATGTCAGCCTCATTCAACACAATAAATAAACTCCTTTTAAGCTGTGTAATATTTAAATTTCTTTTTTCCTTGACCTTATTTCTTCTTAAAGTAACAGAGGGGCTTTAATACTTGAAGAAGCGGTAGCTAGTATGTAATATATTCTGCCTGATACGTTCCTCGGAATACATATCAATTAACTCTCTAGCCTTATCTGGTCTTATGCCTAATCGTATTAATAAAGAATAACTATCGTTTTCCTCAATTGAGAATGTCCGTTCTTTTAGCGATTGATATTGTTTTAACAATTCATATACCCTTAAGGAATAGCCACTTCGTTGACGCAGAACATTTCGTAACTTAAATGGTGTAAACTGCTTTTTCCATTCTAATAGAAAAGGACGTAGCGTCCCTCTACTAGTGATTGTTATCTCTCAAAACTACTATTCTATCAATGTTTTTTAAACGTATTTCGCATACGATTTTAGAAAAGGCTACGTACATATAAAATTTCACATACCGTATTTGTTTAATAAATATCATAAATAAAAATTAAGCTAGTGTAATTACATCACTTATTTAAGTTTACTTACTCCTAAACTGTGTTGCCACTCTAAACGCCCATAAATGTACCTACTTGGGGTACCGTCAGGAAAATGCGGATTTACAACGTTAAGCCCATTTTCAAAACGATTCCCCTGTTTTTAACAACGTTAAGAAAGTTTTAGTGGTCTTAAAGAATCTAATGAGACCATTTTCTCCGAATTAAAATGGTATTCTCCTAGTAAATTAATATGTTCCCAGCCTAAAGGTGACATATGGTGCAATAAGTCTTCATTAAAACTACCTGTCTGTTTTTGATATTCAACTACTTTGGTCAGATGTAGAGTATTCCAGATACTGATGGCATTGATAATTATGTTTAAAGCACTGGCTCTTTGAAGCTGATGCTGTATGGTTCGTTCCCTAAGTTCTCCTTGTTTTCCGAAGAAAATAGCTCTTGCCAATCCATTCATGGCTTCTCCTTTATTCAATCCTCTTTGTATTTTTCTTCTTAAAGATTCGTCCGAAATGTAATTAAGAATAAAGATCGTTTTTTCTATTCGTCCCATTTCGCGTAAAGCTGTAGCTAAGCTGTTTTGTCTTGAATAAGAACCTAATTTCCCCATAATTAGGGATGCTGAGACTGTTCCTTCTCTTATTGAATGAGCCAATCTCAAAACATCCTCATAATTTTCTTTAATGACCTTTGTATTTATTTGTCCACGTAAAATAGCTTCTAGTTTTGGATACTCACTTGCTTTATCTATTGTAAATAATTTTGAGTCCGATAGATCTCTTATCCTTGGAGCAAACTTAAATCCTAATAAATGGGTCAATCCGAATATTTGGTCTGTGTAACCGGCTGTGTCTGTATAATGCTCTTCTATATTTAAATCCGTTTCATGATGTAATAAACCATCCAAAACATGAATTGCATCCCTTGAATTTGTATGAATAATCTTTGTGTAATAAGAAGAGAATTGGTCACTCGTAAATCGATAGATGGTGGCTCCTTTTCCAGTTCCGTAATGTGGATTTGAATCTGCATGTAGTGACGAAACACCTAGCTGCATTCTCATACCATCTGACGAGGATGTTGTACCGTCGCCCCAATAGGAAGACAATTGTAATTTATGATGAAAATTTACTAATACGGCTTGGGCTTTATTCATTGCGTCTTCATACATGCGCCATTGAGACACATTGGCTAGTTGCTTATATGTAAATCCGGGTGTTGCTTCAGCCATCTTGCTCAATCCAATATTCATTCCCATCCCTAAA is a window from the Bacillus sp. FJAT-45350 genome containing:
- a CDS encoding nucleotidyltransferase family protein; this encodes MMDILKTTKSLNLPDWWVCAGFVRTKIWDVLHRFSVRTPIPDIDVIYFDTTKINELEEKKFEEKLKSLLPNIPWSVKNEARMHLRNNVEPYFSSVDAISKFPETATALGVKLDKRNKVILIAPYGISDVVNLIVKPTTYFLNNENLLPIYNERILKKNWQARWNKVSVHQI
- a CDS encoding replication protein, with the translated sequence MQNMSNALPIRTTLDKAKEHVLFHHHEADGWITLAKKCKKGSWRQYHYKPEELSSVLKEWEGEDVFFSQNSFFKPQRRLENIRQLRSIYVDIDCHQLDFDPEWVYGKLTLEVFGTTLPYPNHVIFSGRGLVCVWLIEPVPKRALPLWQAVQSYFFEQLKYVGADPMSTDATRVFRIAGTRNSKNGREVRLHICHDHRSTLRELQEEYLPELLSPNRTSKEAKVYCLTNLYNLHYNRLLDIEKLAELRNYDMKGYRELFCFLYRYWSCCFTQDTNESLKRTLEINLAFTSPLPEKEVVRATLSAEKAWQARHDETANIIAFEKGYPGAGYNLKNTTIIEWFNITSEEQQHLKTIIDNEEKQRRKKQRDKEYQENNRRNRGDLEREVYLKNRSDKAHEHLHTLRELLAQNPTITKRVLASILGLSIPRIKQLKQSLKLKYEHL
- a CDS encoding pentapeptide repeat-containing protein, which translates into the protein MKINIPNISLELTARNFNDIFNEEDSTLEMCDITDSDFTNEAVDRVRLYNALIQNCRFTNTDFSNIDITDVRFENCDLSNVNMSNSSIHRVEFINSKLIGCEFPESYIGNVKFENSILNLSTFGNSKLEKVIFKNVSLKNADFYDCKLKKVEFDLCNLNEANFEQTSLKGIDISSSNFESLTVSINDLKGCKISTYQAIQFASLMGLIIKD
- a CDS encoding IS3 family transposase (programmed frameshift) produces the protein MTKRKRRSFTKEFKEQIVQLYASGKPRSEIIKEYELTASSFDKWVQQNQASGSFEEKDNRTPEQEELLRLRKENQRLAMENDIFKASRADHGTKVDVIRNNLHKYSVSAMCNVLQLPRSTYYYEAKKRENPDEEVTKLIVDLFNRSRQIYGQRKLKKELEKQGLQVSRRRISRIMKEQGLVSKYTVAQFKPSKTKCNESPIGNALNREFNQEKELKVVVSDLTYVRVQQKWHYICILVDLYNREIIGYSAGPQKDAALVQRAFAKVPYNLHRLELFHTDRGSEFKNKLIDEALKTFGIERSLSNKGTPYDNAVAEATFKVIKTEFVNGRVFSNQPELDLELFDYVHWYNHVRIHGSLDYVTPIEFKSVHL
- a CDS encoding IS110 family transposase gives rise to the protein MNPVIGLDVSKGESQVQAFLDKGNPFRKSFKISHTLEGLASLREFLEEVKEQSGVKPPIILESTGHYQTPVVHYLEERGYLLIIINPLISYKAKSSSLRKVKTDAVDAYHLCELFYKEELEPYKKRGVQLLNLRNLTRQHENITGTLIQTKLQFQAILDQVFPEYRGVFGDLYSVVSLLTLLEFPSSEDILNVNEEILTEKISELCKSRSIRWANEKANELIAAAKRNPFEKTVYQSHILSLGMFINIILQYKEHLSKLESEIDALAKEIEEYNIIKSIPGIGEKIAATIISEIGEIDRFDNPKKLVAFAGVDPSVFESGKFTATRNRITKRGSSRLRHALYMAVRCAIRDCRKKKTSDEIIPRNKKLRAFYDKKREEGKPFKVAVIACVNKLLHWIYALLNSKSAFQDIA
- a CDS encoding FMN-binding negative transcriptional regulator; translated protein: MYIPLHFKVTDETTAYDIIKEHSFAMLFSGHNGTPFATHLPLILNKENTYLYGHFARPNPQWKDIRNQTVLAIFHGPHCYISPSWYETNKAVPTWNYVTVHVYGEVELLEDENELMDSLHQMVLKYEAPDSSYRLQDVDAEFLSGMNKGVQGFKIKINKIEGKAKLSQNHSLQRQELVINQLEQISNTDEQQISSLMKENLKK
- a CDS encoding DoxX family protein, whose amino-acid sequence is MFGQFLRTNKIAAGILTFLRLYIGWMWLSAGIGKVMGDFNAGGYLNGSIANPVMSGEQLVYPTYVAFLERFALPNAELFSFMVAWGEVLVGLGLILGVFTSAAAFFGVMMNFAFMFAGTVSTNPWMVLFSMFILAAGANAGRFGGDRWVLPYIKQAIFKKEEKNYVSSDKLKTA